A region from the Cydia amplana chromosome 7, ilCydAmpl1.1, whole genome shotgun sequence genome encodes:
- the LOC134649856 gene encoding complex III assembly factor LYRM7 has product MSNLRRNVLQCFKKLHRTRLIVFHGDQMALTAGRLKINEEFKKNKGVDNEEAIKAMIAFGEDVERELRTQVIQAKEIKPGVFEARITQDTLKLENIPYDDNAIIEKGTGTPCCQSRPK; this is encoded by the exons ATGAGTAATCTGAGAAGAAAT gTTCTGCAGTGTTTTAAAAAACTCCATAGAACTAGGCTCATCGTGTTTCATGGAGATCAAATGGCATTAACAGCTGGTAGGTTAAAAATTAATGAAGAATTTAAGAAAAACAAAGGAGTTGACAATGAAGAGGCAATAAAGGCT ATGATTGCCTTTGGAGAAGATGTAGAAAGAGAATTAAGGACACAAGTAATACAAGCAAAAGAGATTAAACCTGGAGTCTTTG AGGCCAGAATAACTCAAGACAcattaaaattagaaaatataccatatgatgacaatgcaatcaTAGAAAAAGGCACAGGAACACCTTGTTGTCAGAGTCGcccaaaataa
- the LOC134649645 gene encoding NADH dehydrogenase [ubiquinone] 1 beta subcomplex subunit 2, mitochondrial-like — protein sequence MNRTILSRALLLNSIRNTAKNSKQSTRNSGHGSWSYRVPPPLPSKGVEMKANIIGGLCWWWILHHIFTEPEHVYGEWPYIDPCTWTDAELGIPPDSAGPLKH from the exons ATGAACAGGACCATACTCTCACGAGCGTTGTTGCTGAATAGCATAAGAAATACCGCTAAAAACTCCAAGCAATCTACCAGAAATTCTGGACATGG GTCTTGGTCATACAGGGTACCTCCACCACTACCATCCAAGGGTGTGGAGATGAAAGCCAACATTATTGGTGGACTCTGTTGGTGGTGGATCCTTCACCATATCTTCACCGAACCTGAACATGTTTAT GGAGAATGGCCTTACATTGACCCGTGCACCTGGACAGATGCGGAACTTGGTATCCCTCCTGATTCAGCTGGACCGTTGAAGcattaa
- the LOC134649646 gene encoding protein PET100 homolog, mitochondrial, whose product MGNWKLEVGRMAMYMSFPVMLFHFFNQPTYFEEWVTNTKRQIFPPESKTDREDIQQLIADMRKKQMQAFEKE is encoded by the coding sequence ATGGGCAATTGGAAACTCGAAGTCGGAAGGATGGCGATGTACATGTCTTTTCCTGTGATGTTGTTCCACTTTTTCAACCAACCAACTTATTTCGAAGAATGGGTGACAAATACTAAGCGACAAATCTTCCCACCAGAAAGCAAAACAGATCGGGAGGACATACAGCAGCTAATCGCGGACATGAGGAAAAAACAAATGCAGGCATTTGAGAAGGAATGA
- the LOC134649588 gene encoding major facilitator superfamily domain-containing protein 9-like: MTFTIYLLQCVAFVDLLAVSLIVPLIASHVRTLGADHVYVGLMGSIYSGFQLASGPLLGSLSDLKGRKVVLIATLLICGLAYAALGITSSLVVILIIRACLGLFKQTQILTKALVPDYERSEKKQSSIYGKMAAISGIGMTIGPIIGGHIAEDHPEQAFKLVATVVGVCFIANAGLVYLLPKSISELQQANKPVKEKIIPKGIVHKIVSSCKESVLELYKIEWSKYGTIFFFKGLLGFAMSLYYSNYVLYLKITYALTPKYIGYIISFQGIIGSICSYYMGYINSFYTKDKDYNVRNFHVFLVLSLSILGLINSFNIYMYALFLIPLAIGNAVGRLVTLEMILKISHNKHRAALIGASNSVRSLSGVVAPIVAGLVGQYYSVQHVVYVTFFVVTLGSLASYRHKNKRIKQD, translated from the exons ATGACTTTTACAATTTATCTTCTTCAATGTGTTGCGTTTGTG GATCTCCTGGCAGTGAGCTTGATAGTTCCATTGATTGCCAGCCACGTGAGGACCCTGGGTGCCGACCATGTGTATGTGGGGCTCATGGGTTCCATATATTCTGGGTTTCAGCTGGCTTCAGGACCACTTCTT GGCAGTTTAAGTGATCTTAAAGGGCGAAAAGTTGTACTGATTGCTACATTATTAATATGCGGTCTGGCCTATGCTGCTTTGGGTATTACGAGTTCACTAGTTGTTATACTAATTATACGAGCATGTTTAG GCCTATTTAAGCAGACACAAATATTGACCAAAGCTTTAGTGCCAGACTATGAGCGGagtgaaaagaaacagtccagCATTTAtggcaaaatggcggccatATCTGGAATTGGTATGACGATAGGCCCAATTATTGGAGGGCATATAGCAGAAGATCATCCGGAACAGGCCTTTAAACTGGTAGCAACAGTTGTTGGGGTCTGCTTTATTGCCAATGCAG GTTTGGTGTATTTATTACCAAAATCAATATCAGAACTGCAACAGGCAAACAAACCAGTTAAAGAAAAAATTATACCAAAAGGAATTGTACATAAAATAGTTAGTAGTTGTAAAGAATCAGTTTTAGAGTTGTATAAAATAGAATGGTCCAAATATGGgaccatattttttttcaaaggatTGCTTGGGTTTGCTATGTCATTATACTATTCAAATTatgttttgtatttaaaaatcaCTTATGCACTAACTCCCAAGTATATTGGGTATATTATATCATTCCAGGGCATAATAGGATCCATTTGTAGTTACTACATGGGATACATAAATAGCTTTTATACAAAAGACAAAGATTACAATGTTAGAAACTTCCATGTATTTTTGGTTTTATCTTTGTCAATATTAGGATTGATTAAttcttttaatatttatatgtatgctTTATTTTTGATACCTCTTGCAATAGGTAATGCTGTTGGTAGGTTAGTAACTTTGGAAATGATACTAAAGATAAGCCATAATAAACACAGAGCTGCATTAATTGGAGCTTCAAACAGTGTGCGGTCTCTATCTGGTGTGGTTGCTCCAATAGTAGCAGGCTTAGTAGGACAGTACTACAGTGTACAGCATGTTGTTTATGTAACATTTTTTGTGGTGACTTTAGGTTCTCTTGCAAGTTACAGgcacaaaaacaaaagaataaaaCAAGACtga